In Blastopirellula sediminis, the following proteins share a genomic window:
- a CDS encoding tetratricopeptide repeat protein: MSTNAAAVHLFELAVDETAAGKYPEAQHLIQQALAKDPNYADAWTQLGTLHYLCEEYQQSVQAYSRAIQLAPRDPLAWTGRGTSYEKLGDYHQALADHNAAIQLDPNLDASFANRGSVYIELGDMPAAKADFERAYFLNPLEPDNLYRMGQYYFEMGYYSEAYSYLNQAVEAAPDNGTYRFYRGATLDHLERPDLALPDLNLAIAQFPQFARAYTFRGLAYRLLERNREAFDDFSAALRLGDHSADVFEHRADLYFDAKHYEEAIRDYSRAIEIDPDWIPNYCNRLLAYKALGQNDQVRREMHQIDQLFRRRVTEIAKKGTQLPLAIVMANQDLYLPGDTGRFAFGVLSFEKPYCENPQALSDLAVRVGNLKGTVSTNPAENEVAIMVSHEMGSLNRRRPLPRELTGGPLVWYVDLWLHRPFLPKGQLIYGERVFSCIAEPGPTGRVELWPGK, translated from the coding sequence ATGTCTACCAACGCAGCCGCCGTTCACCTCTTTGAGCTGGCCGTCGACGAAACCGCCGCGGGCAAATACCCCGAAGCGCAGCACCTGATTCAGCAGGCGCTGGCCAAAGACCCCAACTACGCCGACGCCTGGACGCAACTCGGTACGCTTCACTATCTCTGCGAAGAGTACCAACAATCGGTTCAGGCCTATTCCCGCGCCATTCAACTAGCGCCGCGCGATCCGTTGGCCTGGACCGGCCGCGGCACGTCGTACGAAAAGCTAGGGGACTACCATCAAGCGCTGGCCGATCACAACGCCGCGATCCAGCTTGACCCCAACTTGGACGCGTCGTTCGCCAACCGCGGCTCGGTCTATATCGAACTTGGCGATATGCCGGCGGCGAAAGCCGACTTTGAACGCGCCTATTTCCTCAATCCGCTGGAGCCTGACAACCTTTACCGGATGGGGCAGTACTACTTTGAAATGGGTTACTACTCCGAAGCGTACAGCTATCTCAACCAGGCGGTCGAAGCGGCGCCCGATAACGGAACCTATCGCTTCTATCGGGGCGCGACGCTCGATCATCTCGAGCGGCCTGACTTGGCGCTCCCCGATCTGAACCTGGCGATCGCGCAGTTTCCGCAATTCGCTCGCGCTTACACCTTTCGCGGTCTCGCTTATCGTTTGCTCGAGCGAAACCGAGAGGCGTTCGACGACTTCAGCGCCGCGCTGCGTCTGGGAGACCACAGCGCCGACGTTTTTGAGCACCGGGCCGACCTCTACTTTGACGCGAAACATTATGAGGAAGCGATTCGGGACTACTCGCGGGCGATCGAGATCGATCCCGACTGGATCCCCAACTACTGCAATCGGTTGCTCGCCTACAAGGCGCTCGGACAGAACGACCAAGTTCGCCGTGAGATGCACCAGATCGACCAACTCTTCCGCCGCCGCGTCACGGAGATCGCGAAAAAGGGAACGCAACTCCCGCTGGCGATCGTTATGGCCAACCAAGATCTCTACCTCCCTGGCGACACCGGCCGGTTCGCCTTTGGGGTCCTCTCGTTTGAAAAGCCGTACTGCGAAAACCCTCAGGCTCTCTCCGACCTGGCGGTTCGCGTCGGCAACCTCAAAGGAACCGTCTCTACCAACCCCGCGGAAAACGAAGTCGCGATTATGGTCTCGCACGAGATGGGTTCGCTCAATCGGCGTCGCCCCTTGCCGCGCGAGCTGACCGGCGGCCCGCTCGTCTGGTACGTCGACCTGTGGCTCCATCGTCCATTCTTGCCCAAGGGGCAATTGATCTACGGCGA
- a CDS encoding DUF488 domain-containing protein, with product MATFRLRTKRIYDEPAKGDGLRVLADRLWPRGVAKADAQVDLWAKELTPSHDLRKWLHEDPERYDQFVAKYTAELNDHSDQVRQFLSEYGDRTVTLLTAVKDLSHSHIAILQAYLERAADDSA from the coding sequence ATGGCGACCTTCCGCCTGCGAACGAAACGGATTTACGATGAGCCTGCCAAGGGAGACGGCCTGCGGGTTCTGGCCGATCGTCTCTGGCCGCGGGGCGTCGCGAAAGCGGACGCCCAAGTTGATCTTTGGGCGAAAGAGCTGACCCCGTCTCACGATCTCCGCAAATGGCTGCACGAAGATCCTGAGCGTTACGACCAGTTCGTCGCAAAATACACCGCCGAACTTAACGATCATTCCGATCAGGTCCGACAGTTTCTCTCGGAGTATGGCGATCGAACCGTCACGCTGCTTACCGCCGTGAAGGACTTGTCTCACAGCCATATCGCCATCTTGCAGGCCTACTTGGAGCGAGCGGCAGACGACTCCGCCTAG
- a CDS encoding c-type heme family protein — MNRAPIVLALLLSIAGLAAATIADESSEQASPAPPVRIEEARSRARLLHETLHGTLQVMHRDFFDEEESHAIPSRSLEDVFAELERSHHVKIRWISVNTNAMNIDNEPKSPFEKLAAKELAEGKPEHDSVDNGRYQYAGAIRLASRCLKCHVPNRKSTESRIAGLVISMPIAEEK; from the coding sequence ATGAATCGAGCCCCCATTGTTCTCGCTCTGCTCCTGTCGATCGCCGGTCTCGCCGCGGCTACGATCGCCGACGAGAGTTCCGAGCAAGCCTCCCCTGCTCCGCCGGTTCGAATCGAAGAAGCCCGCAGTCGAGCGCGACTCTTGCATGAGACGCTGCATGGCACGCTTCAAGTAATGCATCGCGACTTCTTTGACGAAGAAGAGTCGCATGCGATTCCGTCTCGATCGCTGGAAGACGTCTTCGCCGAGCTGGAGCGCAGCCATCATGTCAAAATCCGTTGGATTTCGGTCAATACGAACGCGATGAACATCGACAACGAGCCGAAAAGTCCTTTTGAAAAGCTCGCTGCGAAAGAGCTTGCCGAAGGAAAGCCGGAACATGACTCCGTCGACAATGGTCGCTACCAATATGCCGGAGCGATTCGGCTCGCCTCCCGCTGCTTGAAGTGCCATGTCCCCAATCGCAAGAGCACCGAGAGCCGCATCGCCGGGCTCGTCATTTCGATGCCGATCGCTGAGGAGAAGTAA
- a CDS encoding RrF2 family transcriptional regulator, which yields MKLTTQTDYALRTLMFLARRGERANVADVAQLFDISVHHVAKVVNLLAKYGYVRSVRGVGGGIELARKPETISIGEIIERFEGSMHLLDCIDTDEEVCAIQSFCKLKGVLAEAERVQRSYLDGVTLADVVPGARQLVAFGARR from the coding sequence ATGAAACTGACGACGCAAACCGATTACGCCCTGCGAACGCTGATGTTTCTCGCCAGGCGCGGCGAGCGCGCCAACGTCGCCGACGTGGCGCAGTTGTTCGACATTTCGGTCCACCACGTGGCGAAGGTGGTCAATTTGCTCGCCAAGTATGGTTACGTTCGGAGCGTCCGCGGTGTCGGCGGCGGCATCGAACTGGCCCGCAAGCCGGAGACGATTTCGATTGGCGAAATCATCGAGCGGTTTGAGGGAAGCATGCACCTGCTTGACTGTATCGATACCGACGAAGAGGTCTGCGCCATTCAATCATTCTGCAAACTCAAAGGAGTGCTGGCCGAAGCGGAACGGGTGCAGCGCAGTTATCTCGACGGCGTCACCCTGGCCGACGTCGTTCCTGGCGCTCGTCAACTTGTCGCTTTCGGAGCACGACGATGA
- a CDS encoding M81 family metallopeptidase, translating into MRVGIISLLHESNTFVTAPTTLDNFRRDVLLVGHEILPHFETAHHEIGGFITGLRDAGIEPVGVFAARALPSGVITADTFDELVECMLDHLEHHQPLDGLLIAPHGATVAENHPDADGYWMQAVREAFGPDKPIIGTLDPHANLSPQMVKATDALFAYRTNPHVDQADRGREAALLMARTLRGEVRPRQAASFPPLAINIERQCSEEQPCREYAAWVEEVRQRPGILGASLFYGFPYSDVAEMGTAMLCIADGDAALAASTADELAHKMWDDRERTLGTFLSVHEAIDKALACEGPVCLLDMGDNVGAGSPADGTTIAQALVDRNVERAFVAICDPEAVAAATAAGVGQTVALEIGAKLDRLHGDPLRVTCQVISLHEGRFAEEKPRHGGKTEYDMGPTAIVRTKSGLTLQLTSERTAPWSLRQLTYCNLAPTDFQIIVAKGVNAPLAAYAAVCPQFFRVDTPGVTTANLSRLQYAHRRSGMYPFERDAVWR; encoded by the coding sequence ATGCGCGTCGGCATCATCTCGCTGCTGCATGAATCGAACACGTTCGTCACTGCGCCGACGACGCTCGACAACTTCCGCCGCGACGTTCTGCTGGTTGGCCACGAGATCCTGCCTCATTTTGAAACGGCCCATCACGAAATCGGCGGCTTCATTACCGGCCTGCGCGACGCCGGCATCGAACCGGTCGGCGTCTTCGCAGCGCGCGCCTTGCCGAGCGGAGTGATTACGGCTGATACGTTCGATGAACTGGTCGAGTGCATGCTCGATCACTTGGAACATCATCAGCCGCTCGACGGTTTGTTGATCGCACCGCATGGCGCGACGGTCGCCGAAAATCATCCCGACGCCGACGGTTACTGGATGCAAGCGGTGCGCGAAGCGTTCGGCCCCGACAAGCCGATCATCGGCACGCTCGATCCCCATGCCAACCTTTCGCCGCAGATGGTCAAAGCGACTGACGCACTCTTCGCTTACCGCACGAACCCGCATGTCGATCAGGCCGACCGGGGACGAGAAGCGGCACTGCTGATGGCTCGCACGTTACGAGGGGAAGTTCGTCCGCGACAAGCGGCCTCCTTTCCGCCGCTGGCGATCAATATCGAACGGCAATGCTCGGAAGAGCAACCTTGCCGCGAATATGCAGCGTGGGTCGAGGAAGTGCGCCAGCGACCCGGTATTCTCGGCGCGAGCCTCTTCTACGGCTTTCCTTATTCCGACGTCGCCGAGATGGGTACGGCCATGCTCTGCATCGCCGACGGAGACGCGGCGCTGGCCGCCAGTACGGCCGACGAGTTAGCGCACAAGATGTGGGACGATCGCGAGAGGACGCTCGGTACGTTCTTGAGCGTTCATGAGGCGATCGATAAGGCGCTGGCCTGTGAAGGTCCGGTCTGCCTGCTCGACATGGGAGACAACGTCGGCGCCGGTTCGCCGGCGGATGGAACGACGATCGCTCAAGCGCTGGTCGATCGCAACGTTGAGCGAGCCTTCGTCGCGATCTGCGATCCGGAAGCGGTCGCTGCGGCGACAGCGGCAGGCGTCGGCCAGACGGTTGCACTCGAAATCGGCGCCAAGCTCGATCGCTTGCATGGCGATCCGTTACGAGTCACATGCCAGGTCATTTCGCTCCACGAAGGTCGGTTCGCCGAAGAAAAGCCGCGGCATGGCGGGAAGACGGAATACGACATGGGACCAACCGCGATCGTGCGAACCAAGAGCGGGCTCACGCTCCAACTCACGTCCGAGCGAACCGCGCCCTGGTCGCTGCGACAATTGACCTATTGCAACCTGGCGCCGACCGATTTTCAGATCATCGTCGCCAAAGGGGTCAACGCGCCGCTGGCCGCCTACGCCGCCGTTTGCCCCCAATTCTTCCGGGTCGATACGCCGGGGGTGACGACCGCGAATCTCTCGCGACTGCAATATGCGCATCGCCGCAGCGGGATGTATCCGTTCGAACGGGATGCCGTTTGGCGCTAG
- a CDS encoding RidA family protein: MKPFQAIQNPDTPVSHLPFSPAIQVGQFVFVSGQASVDETGKIVEDTFAGEMRRSLDNVRKVLAAAGLSLDDVVQTRNYVGEQKDLQEFNQIYAEYFQKPYPARTTLIGCLGTLLKYEIDVVAVAPRIA; the protein is encoded by the coding sequence GTGAAACCGTTTCAGGCTATCCAAAACCCCGACACGCCGGTCAGCCACCTGCCGTTCAGCCCCGCGATTCAGGTCGGGCAATTCGTCTTCGTCTCAGGCCAGGCGTCGGTCGACGAGACGGGCAAGATCGTCGAAGATACGTTCGCCGGCGAGATGCGCCGCAGCCTGGATAATGTTCGCAAGGTTCTGGCCGCGGCGGGACTTTCGCTCGACGATGTCGTGCAGACGCGGAACTACGTCGGCGAGCAAAAGGACCTGCAGGAGTTCAATCAGATCTACGCTGAATACTTCCAGAAGCCCTATCCGGCCCGCACGACGTTGATCGGCTGCTTGGGTACGCTGCTGAAGTACGAAATCGACGTGGTCGCCGTCGCCCCCCGGATCGCCTAG
- a CDS encoding aspartate aminotransferase family protein, with protein sequence MASIHTTSRSAELYERASRSLATGVSSSLRRFVTQPPLYIDHADGPHFYDVDGNCRADYTLGWGPLIVGSNHAGINAAVARQLEKGYTYGCQHIAEIELAELIVDSVPGVEQVIFSNTGTEAIQSAIRIARAHTGRDKILKFEGHYHGWLNNVLVSYRPKIEDSTLPQATCGGQPAGEFSETLVLPWNDVDALKDLFQRRGQEIACVLTEPVLANSGSCMPRPGYLETLIELCREYGAVSIFDEVITGFRIALGGAREYFGVEPDLSVYGKALAGGFTMSAVGGRAEMFEVLRDMRTIHSGTYNGTSFNIVAAIETIRELRKPGTYDRMNAHGHAVAEALTTTAAKYGLDAAVSGVGTVFSVHFGVTQAPRDYRETTRTDMETYGRFREAMLANGVQLLPDARWYVGTQHDDAVLQHVIKAIETSMKETMRCS encoded by the coding sequence ATGGCTTCTATCCACACGACCTCCCGTTCCGCGGAGCTGTACGAGCGGGCGAGTCGCTCGTTGGCGACCGGCGTTTCCAGTTCGTTGCGACGGTTCGTGACGCAGCCCCCGCTCTATATCGATCATGCCGACGGCCCGCACTTCTACGATGTCGACGGCAACTGCCGAGCCGACTACACGCTTGGCTGGGGGCCGCTGATCGTCGGTTCGAATCATGCCGGCATCAACGCCGCGGTTGCGCGGCAATTGGAAAAAGGATACACCTACGGCTGTCAGCATATCGCCGAGATCGAATTGGCTGAGTTGATCGTCGATTCGGTTCCCGGCGTCGAGCAGGTGATCTTCTCGAATACCGGAACGGAAGCGATTCAGTCGGCGATCCGCATCGCACGTGCACATACCGGCCGCGATAAGATTCTGAAGTTCGAGGGGCACTACCACGGCTGGCTGAATAATGTCCTCGTTTCTTACCGGCCGAAGATCGAGGATTCGACCTTGCCCCAGGCGACCTGCGGCGGTCAGCCGGCCGGCGAGTTTTCTGAAACGCTCGTTTTGCCGTGGAACGACGTCGACGCGCTGAAGGATCTGTTTCAGCGTCGCGGACAGGAAATTGCCTGCGTGTTGACCGAGCCGGTGTTGGCCAACTCGGGAAGCTGCATGCCACGGCCTGGTTACCTGGAAACGCTGATCGAACTTTGCCGCGAATACGGCGCCGTGTCGATTTTCGACGAAGTGATCACCGGCTTTCGAATCGCACTCGGCGGCGCTCGCGAGTATTTTGGCGTCGAGCCTGACTTGTCGGTTTACGGCAAGGCGCTGGCCGGCGGCTTTACGATGTCGGCCGTCGGCGGCCGCGCGGAAATGTTTGAGGTCCTCCGCGACATGCGGACGATTCACTCGGGGACTTACAACGGCACTTCGTTTAACATCGTCGCCGCGATCGAGACGATTCGCGAGTTGCGCAAGCCGGGAACCTACGATCGCATGAACGCCCACGGTCACGCGGTCGCCGAGGCGCTGACCACAACGGCGGCCAAATATGGCCTGGACGCGGCGGTGAGCGGCGTGGGGACCGTTTTTTCGGTACACTTTGGCGTAACGCAGGCGCCGCGCGACTATCGCGAGACGACCCGCACTGATATGGAAACCTATGGTCGCTTTCGTGAGGCGATGCTCGCTAACGGCGTGCAGCTGCTGCCGGACGCTCGCTGGTATGTCGGTACGCAACATGACGACGCCGTCTTGCAGCATGTGATCAAAGCGATTGAAACGTCGATGAAGGAAACGATGCGATGCAGTTAA
- a CDS encoding fumarylacetoacetate hydrolase family protein — protein sequence MQLIQFGPLGKEKPGLLTAGGVRKDLSSVVERYDRDFFQAGGLARLAELAGSLDSYPDVPEAVRWGAPIARPGKVICVGLNYADHAKESGMAIPEEPIIFFKGTNTVVGPYDEVLIPRKSEKTDWEVELGVVIGKEARYLDSASEAAACIAGYCISNDVSERHFQLERGGQWVKGKSCDTFNPLGPFMATTDEIADVSDLAMTLEVNGERMQTGNTKTMIFDPCFVIHYLSQFMTLEAGDLISTGTPPGVGLGLKPPRFLKAGDVMTLSIAGLGEQRQVCKDA from the coding sequence ATGCAGTTAATTCAGTTTGGGCCGCTGGGAAAAGAGAAGCCCGGGTTGCTGACCGCCGGCGGCGTGCGAAAAGATTTGAGCTCGGTCGTCGAGCGGTATGATCGCGACTTCTTCCAGGCGGGCGGATTGGCTCGCCTGGCGGAATTGGCCGGATCCCTCGATTCTTATCCTGACGTGCCGGAAGCAGTTCGTTGGGGCGCGCCGATTGCGCGACCGGGCAAAGTGATTTGCGTCGGGCTCAACTACGCCGACCACGCCAAAGAATCGGGGATGGCGATTCCGGAAGAGCCGATCATCTTTTTCAAAGGGACCAACACAGTCGTCGGTCCGTATGACGAGGTGCTGATCCCGCGGAAGAGCGAAAAGACCGACTGGGAAGTCGAACTGGGCGTGGTGATCGGCAAAGAGGCTCGCTACCTGGACAGTGCCAGCGAGGCGGCCGCGTGCATCGCTGGCTACTGCATCTCGAACGACGTTTCGGAACGTCACTTCCAACTGGAACGTGGCGGCCAATGGGTCAAAGGAAAGAGCTGCGATACGTTCAATCCGCTTGGCCCGTTTATGGCGACGACCGATGAAATTGCGGACGTGAGTGACTTGGCGATGACGCTCGAAGTGAACGGCGAGCGGATGCAGACGGGCAATACGAAGACGATGATCTTCGATCCCTGCTTTGTGATTCACTACTTGTCGCAGTTCATGACCCTGGAAGCCGGGGACCTGATCTCGACCGGCACTCCGCCGGGCGTTGGTCTGGGACTGAAGCCTCCCCGCTTCCTGAAAGCCGGGGACGTGATGACTCTGTCGATCGCCGGCTTGGGTGAGCAGCGGCAAGTCTGCAAAGACGCCTAG
- a CDS encoding SGNH/GDSL hydrolase family protein yields MSTPFRTSLRAALLIAVTLIAATNSFAQDKLEKSRQRLASGEPTKIVCFGDSITGVYYHSGSKRAWCDMLGLLLQQAYPGAKLEMINAGVSGHTTVNALARIERDVLKKEPNLVVIGFGMNDVARTPFEEFAPNLREIIRRCQEVGAEVVLCTPNAVSETEPRPEVKVAKYSEAIRAVAAELQLPVVDIFTSWKQLREDDPVGWSLLMSDEIHPNMTGHIRFAELIGSTIVGRPLKFDKTPPPIETLKTTLGRLAKGETVKLVAAPPFDTIIPAQFRKLYPEAKFDVVVWPAEEQTIAAAAEWAKQVRGLKPDLVVSPFPPKAIEASQEEFIRDYEWVLNYSLPQSKGAAWDVVPVLPIDSHPAYADLAARIIAGKELRFISRPSGDKRSADEIVAAWIAEHK; encoded by the coding sequence ATGTCCACTCCTTTTCGCACTTCGCTGCGCGCTGCGCTGCTGATTGCCGTTACCCTCATCGCCGCGACGAACAGCTTCGCCCAGGACAAGCTGGAAAAATCGCGCCAGCGACTGGCCAGCGGTGAGCCGACCAAGATCGTTTGTTTCGGCGACAGCATCACCGGCGTCTACTATCACTCTGGGAGCAAACGAGCCTGGTGCGACATGCTCGGCCTCCTGCTGCAGCAAGCGTATCCGGGCGCCAAACTCGAAATGATCAACGCCGGCGTCAGTGGGCACACCACCGTGAACGCCCTCGCGCGAATTGAGCGGGACGTTCTGAAGAAAGAACCGAACCTGGTTGTGATCGGCTTTGGGATGAACGATGTGGCCCGCACGCCGTTTGAAGAGTTTGCGCCGAACCTGCGGGAGATCATTCGCCGCTGCCAGGAAGTTGGCGCCGAAGTGGTTCTTTGCACCCCCAACGCCGTTTCGGAAACGGAACCTCGGCCCGAAGTGAAGGTCGCGAAGTACAGCGAAGCGATCCGCGCCGTCGCCGCCGAGCTTCAGTTGCCGGTCGTCGACATCTTCACCAGCTGGAAACAGCTGCGCGAAGACGATCCAGTCGGCTGGTCGCTCCTAATGAGCGATGAGATTCATCCAAACATGACCGGGCACATTCGATTCGCCGAGCTGATCGGTTCAACCATCGTCGGGCGTCCACTGAAGTTCGACAAAACTCCTCCGCCGATCGAGACGCTGAAAACGACGCTTGGTCGTCTCGCCAAGGGAGAGACCGTCAAACTGGTCGCCGCACCGCCGTTCGACACGATCATCCCGGCGCAGTTTCGAAAGCTTTATCCGGAGGCGAAATTCGACGTCGTCGTTTGGCCGGCGGAAGAACAAACGATCGCCGCCGCAGCGGAGTGGGCGAAGCAAGTTCGCGGCCTGAAGCCGGACCTGGTCGTTTCTCCCTTTCCTCCGAAAGCGATTGAAGCTTCGCAGGAAGAGTTTATTCGCGACTACGAATGGGTGCTAAATTACAGCTTGCCGCAAAGCAAGGGAGCCGCCTGGGACGTCGTTCCGGTCTTGCCGATCGACTCGCATCCGGCGTATGCCGACCTGGCGGCTCGCATCATCGCCGGGAAAGAGTTGCGGTTTATCTCGCGTCCCAGCGGCGACAAGCGTTCGGCCGACGAAATCGTGGCCGCGTGGATCGCCGAGCATAAGTAA
- a CDS encoding HEAT repeat domain-containing protein, whose translation MQAIKTFATAALLLVATPAWADAPTLLSPETRNRCMQTLRDGLTSDQFWPSMHAAEALTLAGYGEEVRSALTPKLPNVQDAQHRCGVARELFRAGDESAVATLWEVLGSDDPYGHNHACESLFKIRQMGDGKLLRQHLADETLPIKQLLAAAALAQHGDSEAKLRIHDFLIGDDDNMARLAAWTMAVSGDSSDLAALRERAKSITNPQHLVYFHAALARFGDADGKTALQADLKHEDPMVRVYAAEFCGHSNISAALPVLTELLEDENLDVRIRAAQALTMLGTNA comes from the coding sequence ATGCAAGCGATCAAAACATTCGCGACGGCGGCGCTGCTGTTGGTCGCAACGCCTGCGTGGGCCGATGCGCCGACTCTCCTTTCTCCTGAAACTCGGAACCGTTGCATGCAAACCCTGCGAGATGGACTCACCAGCGATCAATTCTGGCCTTCGATGCACGCCGCCGAAGCGCTGACCCTGGCTGGTTACGGCGAAGAAGTGCGCTCCGCCCTCACACCAAAGCTGCCGAACGTCCAAGACGCCCAACATCGCTGCGGCGTCGCTCGTGAACTGTTTCGCGCCGGCGACGAGTCGGCGGTCGCCACGTTATGGGAAGTGCTCGGCAGCGACGATCCGTACGGTCATAACCATGCCTGCGAGTCGCTGTTCAAGATTCGCCAGATGGGGGACGGCAAGCTCCTCCGCCAACATTTGGCCGATGAAACACTGCCGATCAAGCAACTGCTCGCGGCCGCGGCCTTGGCCCAACATGGCGACAGCGAAGCGAAACTTCGCATTCACGACTTCCTGATCGGCGACGATGACAACATGGCTCGCCTGGCCGCTTGGACGATGGCGGTCAGCGGCGATTCCAGCGATCTCGCCGCCCTGCGCGAGCGTGCCAAGTCGATCACCAATCCGCAGCACCTCGTTTACTTTCACGCCGCGCTGGCCCGCTTTGGCGACGCAGATGGTAAAACGGCGCTGCAAGCCGATCTGAAGCACGAAGATCCGATGGTTCGCGTCTACGCCGCCGAATTCTGCGGGCACTCGAATATCTCCGCGGCACTGCCGGTCCTCACCGAATTGCTGGAAGACGAAAACCTCGATGTCCGGATTCGCGCGGCGCAAGCATTGACTATGCTAGGAACGAACGCGTAA
- a CDS encoding pyridoxal-phosphate dependent enzyme has product MDPISLGEGNTPLVRSQQIGPALGLRDLYFKLETVSPTGSYKDRFAAAAISDMRRNGKRHVIATSSGNTGSALAAYAAAAGMACSIAIVDGAPSGKLRQMMAYGAEIKKIRGFGHDPQVTEAVLESLQQLGQQPEAQLQVSAYKYSPVGMSGVEAIGHEIAAQLAALNQRADHVFSCAGGGGLTLAVARGFRTAFNVRMLDVAPKIHCVQPIGNDTIAGPLRRGSQQAQAVACTTKISGLQVASVIDGDAVIAACRDSGGTGHSVEDASIYESQKELAQLEGIFSEPAGAVPLTGLKQAIADGTVSLNSTVVCLVTGSGFKDLASVDAMIGASDCETVTLEEWEERFPATSKS; this is encoded by the coding sequence ATGGATCCAATTTCGCTCGGAGAGGGAAACACGCCGCTGGTCCGCTCGCAGCAGATCGGACCGGCGCTCGGCCTCCGCGATCTGTACTTCAAGCTAGAAACGGTCAGTCCAACCGGCTCGTACAAAGATCGCTTCGCCGCCGCGGCGATCTCTGACATGCGACGCAACGGGAAACGGCACGTGATCGCGACGTCGAGCGGCAACACCGGATCTGCGCTTGCCGCCTACGCCGCCGCCGCAGGAATGGCCTGTTCGATCGCCATCGTCGACGGGGCGCCAAGCGGCAAGTTGCGTCAGATGATGGCCTACGGCGCCGAGATCAAAAAGATTCGTGGCTTCGGCCATGACCCGCAAGTGACCGAGGCGGTCCTCGAGTCGCTACAGCAACTTGGCCAGCAGCCAGAGGCTCAACTGCAAGTCAGCGCGTACAAATACAGTCCCGTCGGCATGAGCGGCGTCGAGGCGATCGGCCACGAAATCGCCGCACAACTTGCCGCCCTGAACCAACGGGCCGATCACGTCTTCTCCTGTGCCGGCGGCGGCGGCCTAACGCTTGCGGTCGCGCGCGGATTCCGGACTGCGTTCAACGTTCGCATGCTCGACGTCGCGCCGAAAATCCACTGTGTGCAACCGATCGGCAACGACACGATCGCCGGACCGCTCCGCCGTGGATCGCAACAAGCCCAAGCGGTCGCCTGCACGACGAAGATCAGCGGCCTTCAAGTCGCGTCCGTGATCGACGGAGACGCAGTCATCGCCGCATGTCGCGACAGCGGCGGAACCGGTCACTCTGTAGAAGACGCATCCATCTATGAGTCGCAGAAAGAACTGGCTCAGCTGGAAGGGATCTTCTCTGAACCGGCCGGCGCCGTTCCTCTGACCGGGCTAAAACAAGCGATCGCCGACGGCACCGTTTCGCTGAACTCGACGGTCGTTTGCCTGGTAACCGGCTCTGGCTTCAAAGACCTCGCGTCGGTCGATGCGATGATCGGCGCGAGCGATTGCGAAACGGTCACGTTGGAAGAATGGGAAGAGCGTTTCCCAGCGACGTCAAAAAGCTAA
- a CDS encoding SDR family NAD(P)-dependent oxidoreductase: MPDRPVAFVTGASQGIGSQTALEFARRGYACVLVARNAERLEQLATEIAALGSESHVCAGDLADLQFARSAVDQAADRFGRIDVLVNNAAWRKIGTMRQIEADEWDQTLRVCLTAPAFLAKWCAAAMEPARRGVILNVSSIQSKLAPGICPAYIAAKGGLDSLAYELAALYGPVGIRVLSLNLGAIDTEMSADYVSSDGEDVSALLRRYAEDMIPLQRFAQADEIARSIAMLASDDASYLTGACLEMDGGWNHQATPYSLKRKQFPHEFPSP; encoded by the coding sequence ATGCCTGATCGACCGGTGGCGTTTGTAACTGGCGCGTCGCAAGGAATCGGCTCCCAAACCGCTTTGGAGTTCGCGCGTCGCGGATATGCTTGCGTGCTCGTAGCTCGCAACGCCGAACGCCTGGAACAATTGGCGACCGAGATCGCAGCGTTGGGGAGCGAGTCGCACGTCTGTGCCGGCGATCTGGCCGACCTGCAGTTTGCTCGTTCGGCGGTCGATCAAGCGGCCGATCGTTTCGGCCGCATTGACGTTCTCGTGAACAACGCCGCCTGGCGAAAGATCGGCACGATGCGGCAGATCGAAGCGGACGAGTGGGATCAGACGCTGCGGGTTTGTCTGACCGCGCCCGCCTTTTTGGCGAAGTGGTGCGCGGCGGCGATGGAACCGGCCCGCCGCGGGGTGATTCTGAATGTCTCGAGCATCCAGTCGAAACTGGCGCCAGGAATTTGCCCCGCCTATATCGCCGCCAAGGGGGGACTCGACTCGCTCGCCTATGAGTTAGCCGCGCTGTATGGGCCGGTCGGCATTCGTGTGCTCAGTCTCAACCTCGGAGCGATCGACACCGAGATGAGCGCTGATTACGTTTCGAGTGACGGCGAAGACGTCAGCGCGCTGCTTCGCCGCTATGCCGAAGATATGATTCCGCTGCAGCGCTTCGCTCAGGCTGACGAGATAGCTCGGTCGATTGCGATGCTCGCGAGCGACGACGCGAGTTACCTGACCGGAGCCTGTCTCGAAATGGACGGGGGCTGGAATCACCAGGCGACTCCTTATTCGCTGAAACGGAAACAATTCCCGCACGAGTTTCCCTCTCCCTAA